In Paludibaculum fermentans, the genomic stretch CGGGAGGACCGGCTGAGTTTCCCGGCGCACACCTACCGCATCGTGTCCTCCAATACGACCGTCAAGGAGGCGAGGCGCCAGATGCGCGAAAGTGACCTGCACGTGCAGCTCACCGCCATCCAGCGGGACGACGAGAGCACGATGAACGCGTTGCTGCACAACGTCAGGGGGCTAGGGCGCATCGCTACGCTGTCAGAGGGCGACACCGCGTTCGGGACCACCAAGCTGCCGCAGTGGGGCGCCAAACGCGGCGCGCCGGTGATCACGCGCATCTCGTTCCCGCGCGGCATCGCCCAACTGCGGGATGTGTATCCGGAAGATACTCCGTCCAAACCGGCGGCCGGCGCCGGCCCTTCGACGGAGCAGTTGCCGCTCTCGCTGCGCGGCAGTCCCGCCGGCAGCGATACGCCCGAGGTTTTCAACGTGAAACATCTCACCGTCGCCCAGGAAGCCCAGATGCAGACCATCGCCGGCATCCTGAACCGGGGCGGCTTCGAGACGGCCTTCATCTTCGCCTCGGATGTTCTGGACCTGACCTTTGTCACCGGCTACCTGCGCCAGTCGTGCCCCAATCTCAGGGTGATCGTGCAGGACTGGGATCTGCTCTTCGTCCAGACCACCACCAAGTGGTCGATGGACGGCGTATGGGTCGTGACCAGCCTGCTGCCCCCTCCACAGAATCTGCTTGTCCCCGAACGCCACCACTTCGACGTGCCCTCCTATTGGACTCCGTTGTTGGCCGCGAGCCAGTTTGAGCACGCCACTTACGACGCCGCCTATACGGTGTTGAGCGAGATGTTTCCGCCGCGCTGTAAGAACACGCCGGCGGACAAACCGCAGCCGCCGCCCGGGTGTCCTGACGAACACAGCCGCTCTTCGATCACGACGCTTGCCTCGGAGCAGCGTGAGCCCATTTGGCTCAGCATCGTCGGCCGCAGAAGTCTTTGGCCCGTACGCGATCTTGACGATGCCGCCCCATTTCTGGAAGCTGCATCCGACCAGGCGCAAAGCGAGGACTCCCCACCTGTCTCGGGCCGCCTCAGCCGGCTCACCGCGCTGCTGGTTTGCGTGATCTTCTGCGTGGCGGCCCTGTATCAATCCCTGGCCGCATACAGCATCCTCCATCCGTTGCTGCCCAGCCGAGTGTACTCGGTCGCCGTACCCCGGCCTTTCCGGAGTTTCCGGTGGTGGGAGGAGGGCTTCGAAGGCCGGGTCGGGTATCACGCCCTGGGGATCCTGCTATTGGGCGGAATGTCCTATGTGCTCACCGCCCCCTTTGCCCATTGGCGGATCGAGCATCTGCCGCTTGCCTCCCTCGAAAGTGTGGGTCTCGTGCTGGCGCTGCTGTCACTCCTGCTGGCTGCGCTGGGAGTGGTGCGCCTGCTGGGGCCAACGGTCCGCAGGCTGCTGCGCCACCCCGAACCAGAGCCCCGAGCCCAGCCGGAGGGGCTCTTCCAGTGGCTGGTTTCCGGCGATCGCCGCATCCCGATGCTGATGGCGATCCTCACGGCGATGGGCGTGGCGCTGTCGTTCCTCTACTACTGGCGCGACCTCATGGGTGATCCCACCACCGTGCGCAGCCATTTCCTGGGGCTCCGCGCGTTGGATGCGTTCAGCGGGGTGGCCCCTTCCCTGCCCGTGCTGCTGCTGGGCTGCGGCTTCCTGACGCTTGCCTGGACCCAAATGAGCCGCCACGAGCTGTACATGCGGGTCCGTCCCGACATTCCAGAGGTGTTTCCCGCTGCCTTGAGCGCCTTCCAACCCGGCGGACCCGCGGCTGGACCGCTCACCGTGGCGGGCTTCGTGGCCGCGGCCACCCTCATCGCCACTACCCTGCTGCAGCTCTTCGAACGCCAGTCGTTCGACGGCCCACGGTTCGACCACCTGTACTTCGCCGGCCTGTCCGTGCTGTGGGCGGCGTTGGTGGTCGCCGCGGTCCGTCTCTACCGGCTGTGGCGCCCCTTGCAGTGCCTGCTGCTGACGCTGGAGCGGTCGCCGCTGCGGCGCGCGTTCACGGCGCTGCCGCCAGAGTTCGCCAGTTCGCCGCTATTGCCGTCGTCGCGCCGCCAGGACCATCGGATCATGCTGGCCCGGTCGCTGGACACCCTGCGCGCGCTGGCCGTTGAAACGAAGTCGACCGAGTTCGCCGCACAATTGCGGGCGGCACTGCCGCCGATGACGAGGATCTGCGATCGCTACCTTTTCTCGGAGGCCTGCGGACACCGCTTCTCGGCCTTCTATTTCCGTTGGGTCCAGCGGGCTCTCGCCGAACAGGCAAGAGCGGCGGCCCTCCTTCTTCAACCCGTGTGGGCCAAGGGCATGGCCGTGAAGGAAGGCACCGAACCGCCACCCAAGGATTCCTCGAAGGAAACCAGCCTGGCCGAGGAGTTTCTCGCCTTGCGGTTCCTGGCCGTCATCCGGTACTCCGTCAGCCAGATGTGGTGCCAGATCTGGTTTCTGGCCCTCGGTTTCTTCTTCGCGGTTCTGTCCACTACCGCTTATCCGTTCCGGTCGCAGGGTTCCATCCGCTGGATGACGAATCTGTTCCTGGTCATCCTGGGCATTCCGGTGCTCATGATTGTCCTGCGCGCGGAACGGAGTTCCATCCTGCGCCGCCTGTCGGCCAATCCCGACGGCAAGCCGGGCGGTCAACTCGTTCAGTTGCTCACGCGCTTGCTGGTGCTGGGTGCGTTGCCCCTGTTGAGTGTGATCAACAGCTATGTGCCGCTGCTGGGGCGGTTCCTTTCCAGTTGGATCGAGCCCCTGGCCGCCGTCCCGAAATAATCCTTCACGCTCCCCTTGATTACCTACAAGAGCAGGTGTATGCTCCTTCTTGTAGATAACCAAGGGGGCGTAATGAGCAAGCCGACCGACCTCGTGCAGGGCACGTTGAATCTTCTGATCCTGAAGACACTCACGCTTGGACCGCAGCACGGGTGGTCGATCGCGCAGCTCATCAAGGAGCGGTCTGAAGAGGTGCTGCTGGTCCAGCAGGGATCGCTCTATCCGGCGCTGCACAAGCTGGAGACGCTCGGTTTCATCGAGTCCGAATGGGGCGGCAGCGAGAACAACCGCCGCGCCAAGTTCTACTCGCTCACGCGCAAGGGCAAGCAGTATCTGAAAGAGGAAGAGGCGAATTGGGAGCGTCTTTCCCGCGCCATCGGCCTGATTGTCAAGATGGCCTGAATTCATAAGGAGCAGCACCATGAACTGGATTCAGAGACTTCGCTTTCTCGTACGGAAGAACGAGACCGATGTTGAGCTCGACGAGGAACTGCGGTTCCATCTCGACCGCCAGATCGAGCTGAACCTCGCGAACGGCATGCCGCCCGCCGAAGCGCGCTATGCCGCAATGCAGGAATTCGGGATCGTTGAACAGATCAAGGAAGAGTGCCGTTCTTCGCGCGGGATGGACTGGTTGAACGGGATCGCTCAGGACGTCCGCTATGCCCTGCGCAACTTCCGGCGCAACCGGAGCTTTGCCCTCACCGTACTGGCGGTCACCGCCATCGGCATTGGTTCTTCGACGGCTGTTTTCAGCGTTGTCGACCGGATTCTCTTCAGAAGCCTGCCGTACGCGGATGCCAGCCGCCTGGTCTCGATGGGCATCTCGATTCCCTGGATGGATTACGACTTCCTGACTTGGTCCGACTATGCCGAGTTCAAGCGAACGCCCACGAAGCTGCAGAGTGTCACCTCATGGACCGGAGTGGTGGACTGCGACCTGACAGGCGATCGGCCGTTGCGCCTGGCCTGCGCCCGGGTCGAGGCGTCCTTCCTGCCCGTGCTGGGCATTCAACCGGTGCTGGGCCGGAACTTCGTAGCCGAGGAGGATCGCCCGAATGTGCCCGGGGTCGCACTGATTACGCATGCCATGTGGCAGAACCGCTTTGGCGGCCTGCCGTCCACGATCGGGCACAAGTTGACGATCGATGGAACTGAGCGCCAGATCATCGGCATCCTGCCGCCCGATTTCGAGCTACCCACGCTCGAGAAGGCGGATTTGGTCATCCCCCAGGCGATGCCGCCGCTGCCGGCCGGCGGAGGACGGCCCATGCAGGTTTACGGACGGCTGCAGGCCGGCGCGACACCGCAGCAGTTGAGGGACGCCGTGATGCCGCTGGCGGATCGCCTCTTCTCGTTCGCTCCGCCGGCCGCGCGGAAGCAGTTGAAGTTCCAGGTGAAGCCGCTGCAGGAGATGCAGTCCGGCAATATGTACCTGGCTGCCTGGACACTGCTGGGCGCCGTCCTCGCCATGCTGCTGATTGCCTGTGCGAATGTCGCTAACCTCCTGTTGGCGCGTGCCTTGGCGAGACAGAGGGAGCTGGCCGTGCGGGCCGCCCTGGGGGCCTCGCGGGGCCGCCTGGTCCGCCAGACTCTGACGGAGAGCATGCTGCTGAGCCTGTCCGGAGGCGCCGCGGGCATCCTGCTCGCCTACGGTTTGCTGCGCGTCTTTGTGTACATCGCCCCAGCGGGGTTGCCGCATCTGACCGGAGCCCGGCTGGACTTGCGGGTTCTCGGCTTCACAGTCGCCGCCTCGCTGCTCTGCGGGTTCATCTTCGGACTCGCGCCCTCGCTGCATACGCCGTCCGCTTCCACGATCTCCGGAACCCGCGCCACGCCGCGGTCCAGCATGATCACCCGGCACGCCCTCGTCAGCGCCCAACTGAGCTTCTCGCTGATCCTGCTGACCTGCGCCGGGCTGCTGCTGCAGAGCCTGTGGAACCGGCAGCGGCTCTCCCTGGGGATGAGGACCGACCATGTCGTGACGGCGGAGATGGCGTTGACCATCCGCTACTCGCAGCCGTCCGCCCGGCTGGCGTTCTTCGAGTCGCTGGAACAGCGGCTGGCCCGCCTGCCTGGAGTGGAGACGGTTGCCCTGAGCGATTCGCTGCCGCCCGGCGGTGTACCTCGTTCCCAGCCTTTGTACGCGCTGGAAGGCAGCGTCCGGACGCAGGCCGAGCCGAGCAGCGGCATCGTCGTCTGGCGGCATGTTTCCCCCGGCTATTTCAAGGCCCTGGGAATTCCCATCCTCAAGGGCCGGCCGTTCACGGAGGAGGATCGCGGTCCGAAACAGATGGTCGTGATCCTGAGCCAGTCGCTGGCGAGTCTGCTGTTTCCCGGTGAAGATGCGCTCGGCAAACAGATGCGCCGCTTTCCGAAAGGGCCACTCTACACGGTGGTGGGTATCGCGTCGAGCGTACGAAACGGCGGCCTGATCGATGCCAACCATCCGGAGTACTACATGGTGCGCCGGCATTCCGACGAAGATGCCCTGGCTGCGTCCGCGGTGATTGTGCGCGGCCAAGCCAAGCCGGAGTTATTGGAATCGTGGATCCGGTCGGAGGTGGCGGCGCTGGATCCCGTCATTCCGCCCCTGATCCAGACCTTTGACCAGCACATGGGCGAACTGGCGGCGCGGCCCCGCTTCCAGGCGCTGCTGCTGGCGCTGTTCGCCGCGATTGGCCTGATCCTCTCCGCCTCGGGCCTGTATGGCTTGATCTCGTACCTGGCCGCCCAGCGGGAGCGGGAGATCGGGGTAAGGCTGGCACTGGGCGCAACGCCCTCACAGATCCTGAGGATGATCCTGGCGCATGCGTTCCGCTGGACTTCGGCGGGCCTGGTTTTTGGGATCGCCGGTGCGGCCGCCGCCGCTTATGGATTGAGAGGGTTGTTGTTCCACATCCAGCCGGCCGATCCGGCGGCGTTTGCGTCGGCGGCCGTGAGCCTCGCGCTGGTGGCGCTGCTGGCGGCGCTGCTTCCGTCGCGCAGGGCATCGCGAGTGGATCCGATGACCACGCTCCGCCAGGACTAAACGGCGTGGGCACCGGGAAGGGCGTTTTCGTTGGGAAATGTGGCGATTCGACCGGTACACCCTCCTGGTGGTGGGCTATACCGCCATAAACGCATTTAATGGCGATCACATCTTGCATTTTCCGGACTAACACCCTAATCTGTAGAAGATGACTCTGACCGAACAGCTCTGGAACCACCAGCAACTGAGCGGCAGAGCCGTGCAACTTTTCGTAGTAGTAGGGATTATTCAGATTGGGGTCACCGTACTGGGACCTGCCTGAGTGAGCCTTACCTGAGTTACAAAAAAGGCCACCAGGCGGAAAGATCCCGCCGAGGTGGCCTTTTTCAATTCACCCCAGTCCCTGATAGACAAGAGAGGATTCCTCAGACCGATGTCCAACCTGATGAGTGGTGCACGCATTTTATTGGAGTGCCTGGCGCGCGAAGGCGTTGACGTGATCTTCGGCTATCCCGGAGGCGTCACGCTACCTTTGTACGACGTCATCTACGACAACCCCATTCGCCATGTTCTGGTGCGGCACGAGGAAAACGCAGCTTTTTCCGCCGCCGGGTATGCGCGAGCAACGGGCAAGGTGGGCGTGTGTTGCGCGACCTCCGGCCCCGGCGCGACCAACCTGACGACCGGCCTGGTGGATGCCATGATGGACTCCATCCCGGTGGTGGCCCTCACCGGCCAGGTGACCAGCAAGCTGATCGGCAGCGACGCGTTCCAGGAAGCCGACACGTTCGGCATCACGCGGCCCTGCACGAAGCACAACTTCCTGGTCAAAGACATCAAGGAACTGGCGCAGATCGTTCACGAGGCCTTCCACATCGCCTCCACTGGCCGTCCCGGGCCGGTGCTGGTCGACATCACGAAGGACGTGCTGCAAGGCCAGGCGCACTACACGCCGATCAACGAGATTCACCTGCCGGGCTACAAGGTGGTCACCGACGGCCATGCCGGCCAGATCCGGCGCGCGGCGCAGATGATGTGGGAAGCGCAGCGGCCTTACGTTTACGCGGGCGGCGGCATCCTGGCGGCGGGCGCATCGCCTGAGCTGAAGGAACTGGTCGAGACGCTGGACGCGCCGGCGGTCTGCACCCTGATGGGTTTGGGCGGCCTGCCGGGTTCGCATCCGAACTTTATCTCGATGCCGGGCATGCACGGCTCCTACACGGCCAACATGGGCATGTATGAGTGCGACCTGCTGATCGCCCTGGGTGTGCGGTTTGACGACCGCGTGACGGGCCGGCTGGCGGCGTTCGCTCCGCATGCCAAGGTGATCCACGTGGACATCGATCCGGCCGAGATCGGCAAGAACCGCACGGCGGATCTGCCCATCGTCGGCGACGTGAAGAAGGTCCTCGGCAAGCTGAACCGGAACCTGAAGGAACTGGAACCGGAGATGGCCTCGAAGAACTCGGAAGGCCGCAATGCCTGGTGGAAGCAGGTGCGCGGCTGGCAGGCGGAGCATCCGCTGGAGCCGGTGTTCTCGGCCGACGAGATCAAGCCGCAGCACCTGATGTACGAGATCAACAAGCTCTCTGACGGCAAGGCGATTGTGAGCGTGGATGTGGGCCAGCACCAGATGTGGGCCGCGCAGTTCATCAAGTTCGACAATCCGCGGACCTGGATCTGTTCGGGCGGCCTCGGCTCGATGGGCTTCGGCCTGCCGGCCGCGATCGGCGCGCAGATGGCGCATCCTGACCAGACCGTCTTCGCGATCTGCGGCGACGGCGGCTTCCAGATGGCCCTGCCGGAACTGGCGACCCTGGTGAACTACCAGCTGCCGGTGAAGGTGATCATCATGAACAATGGCTACCTGGGCATGGTGCGCCAGTGGCAGGAATTGTTCTACAACAACCGTTTGTCGTCGGTGGAGTTGAGCGCGTTCCCGAACGTGGAACTGCTGGCCGCCGCGTATGGAATGAAGGGGCGCATCGTGCACACCCCCATGGAACTGGCTTCGGCGTTGAAGGAAGCGGTGGACGAGCCGGGTCCTTACCTGATGGATGTGCGCGTGTCGCAGTTTGAAAACGTCTACCCGATGGTTCCGGCCGGAGCCGCCATCAACGAGATGGTGCTGGCCCCGCCGCAACCGGTGGCTGTGCCCCGCTAAGGAGTAATTGTCATGCTGATGACCATATCTATATTGATGGAGAACAAGCCGGGCGCCCTGATGCGCGTCACGGGCCTGATCAGCCAGCGCGGCTACAATATCGAGTCATTGACAGTGGCTCGGACACTTGATCCGACGTTGTCCCGAATGACGCTGATGGTGGACGTCGAGTCGCGGCTGCGGGGCCTGGTGATTAAGCAGATGAACCGCCTGGTGAACGTACTGCAGGCGGCGGATCTGACGGACGCACCGGCCGTGATGCGCGAGATGGTGCTGCTGCGGGTGCGCGCCACCCAGGAGAACCGGACGGCTATCTTAAAAGAGTCGGAGATTTTCGGGGCCCGCGTGGTGGATTCCTCCGTGGAGGGCTTCGCCCTGGAGGCGACCGGCGCCTCGGAGAAGATGGAAGAGTTTATCGCCGTCATGGAAACTTACGGCGAAATCGAAGTCACGCGATCGGGGATGGTGGCGGTGAGCCTGGAAGCCAAGAAGCTCCGGCTGGCGCCGCCGATCTCCAAGGGCCAACCGGAGACGGTGGGACAGGTTTAGCGGGGAAGATTCCGCTGAGGGGTGGGCGCTGCCCCCAGATCGAGGCGCGCCCCGTCCTGAAGAGGCGGAATCGGTGAGAGTCCCCTGGTTTTGAATTGGAAAGGAATCTGAGTATTCGTTATGGCAAATCGTTTTTATGAGAAGGACGGCTCGCTCGCTCCGCTCGCGGGCAAGACAGTGGCCATCGTCGGCTACGGCTCGCAGGGCCACGCGCACGCGCTGAACCTGCGGGATTCGGGCGTGAACGTGATTGTGGGCCTGCCGCCCACGTCGAAGTCCAAGGCGAAAGCCGAATCCGCCGGTCTCACCGTGGTGACCCCGGCCGAAGCGGGCGCCCAGGCCGACGTCATCATGGTTCTGGTCCCGGATCACATCCAGGCCGACCTCTACAACAACGACCTGGCGCCGTCGATGAAGCCGGGCAAGACGCTGATGTTCGCGCACGGTTTCAACATCCACTTCGGCTTCATCACTCCTCCGGCCGGCGTGGACGTTTCGATGATCGCGCCCAAGGCCCCCGGCCACCGCGTCCGCGAAGTCTTCACCGAAGGCCAGGGCGTGCCGGCGCTGATCGCCGTTGCCCAGGATGCCTCCGGCAAGGCCCACGAGAATGCCCTGGCGTATGCCCTGGCGCTCGGCTCCCTCAAGGCTGGTGTGATCGAGACCACGTTCAAGGAAGAGACCGAGTCGGACCTCTTCGGCGAGCAGGCTGTGTTGTGCGGCGGCGCCTCCGAACTGATCCGCGCCGGTTTCGAAACCCTGGTGGAAGCCGGCTACGCGCCGGAAATCGCCTACTTCGAGTGCCTGCACGAGCTGAAGCTGATTGTCGACCTCATCTATGAGGGCGGCCTCAGCTACATGCGCTACTCGGTTTCCGACACGGCCGAGTATGGCGACTACACGCGGGGTCCGCGCATCATCAACGAGCAGACCCGCGCCGAGATGCGGAAGATCCTCTCCGAAATCCAGTCCGGCGAATTCGCCAAGACATGGATGGCGGAGAACAAGAGCGGCCGTTCCGGCTTCCTGGCCATGCGGGAAGGCGCGCGCAAGCAGCGTATCGAGACCGTCGGCGCCGAGTTGCGCGACATGATGACCTTCCTCAAGAAGAAGAAGGTAGAAGAGTAAACTGCAATGCGTATCTGGACATTTGACACCACCCTCCGTGACGGCACGCAAGGCGAAGCCGTGTCTTTCTCAGTGGAAGACAAGCTGCTCATTACCCAGAAGCTCGACGAACTGGGTATCGACTACATTGAGGGCGG encodes the following:
- a CDS encoding PadR family transcriptional regulator, whose translation is MSKPTDLVQGTLNLLILKTLTLGPQHGWSIAQLIKERSEEVLLVQQGSLYPALHKLETLGFIESEWGGSENNRRAKFYSLTRKGKQYLKEEEANWERLSRAIGLIVKMA
- a CDS encoding ABC transporter permease, with product MNWIQRLRFLVRKNETDVELDEELRFHLDRQIELNLANGMPPAEARYAAMQEFGIVEQIKEECRSSRGMDWLNGIAQDVRYALRNFRRNRSFALTVLAVTAIGIGSSTAVFSVVDRILFRSLPYADASRLVSMGISIPWMDYDFLTWSDYAEFKRTPTKLQSVTSWTGVVDCDLTGDRPLRLACARVEASFLPVLGIQPVLGRNFVAEEDRPNVPGVALITHAMWQNRFGGLPSTIGHKLTIDGTERQIIGILPPDFELPTLEKADLVIPQAMPPLPAGGGRPMQVYGRLQAGATPQQLRDAVMPLADRLFSFAPPAARKQLKFQVKPLQEMQSGNMYLAAWTLLGAVLAMLLIACANVANLLLARALARQRELAVRAALGASRGRLVRQTLTESMLLSLSGGAAGILLAYGLLRVFVYIAPAGLPHLTGARLDLRVLGFTVAASLLCGFIFGLAPSLHTPSASTISGTRATPRSSMITRHALVSAQLSFSLILLTCAGLLLQSLWNRQRLSLGMRTDHVVTAEMALTIRYSQPSARLAFFESLEQRLARLPGVETVALSDSLPPGGVPRSQPLYALEGSVRTQAEPSSGIVVWRHVSPGYFKALGIPILKGRPFTEEDRGPKQMVVILSQSLASLLFPGEDALGKQMRRFPKGPLYTVVGIASSVRNGGLIDANHPEYYMVRRHSDEDALAASAVIVRGQAKPELLESWIRSEVAALDPVIPPLIQTFDQHMGELAARPRFQALLLALFAAIGLILSASGLYGLISYLAAQREREIGVRLALGATPSQILRMILAHAFRWTSAGLVFGIAGAAAAAYGLRGLLFHIQPADPAAFASAAVSLALVALLAALLPSRRASRVDPMTTLRQD
- the ilvB gene encoding biosynthetic-type acetolactate synthase large subunit is translated as MSNLMSGARILLECLAREGVDVIFGYPGGVTLPLYDVIYDNPIRHVLVRHEENAAFSAAGYARATGKVGVCCATSGPGATNLTTGLVDAMMDSIPVVALTGQVTSKLIGSDAFQEADTFGITRPCTKHNFLVKDIKELAQIVHEAFHIASTGRPGPVLVDITKDVLQGQAHYTPINEIHLPGYKVVTDGHAGQIRRAAQMMWEAQRPYVYAGGGILAAGASPELKELVETLDAPAVCTLMGLGGLPGSHPNFISMPGMHGSYTANMGMYECDLLIALGVRFDDRVTGRLAAFAPHAKVIHVDIDPAEIGKNRTADLPIVGDVKKVLGKLNRNLKELEPEMASKNSEGRNAWWKQVRGWQAEHPLEPVFSADEIKPQHLMYEINKLSDGKAIVSVDVGQHQMWAAQFIKFDNPRTWICSGGLGSMGFGLPAAIGAQMAHPDQTVFAICGDGGFQMALPELATLVNYQLPVKVIIMNNGYLGMVRQWQELFYNNRLSSVELSAFPNVELLAAAYGMKGRIVHTPMELASALKEAVDEPGPYLMDVRVSQFENVYPMVPAGAAINEMVLAPPQPVAVPR
- the ilvN gene encoding acetolactate synthase small subunit, whose product is MLMTISILMENKPGALMRVTGLISQRGYNIESLTVARTLDPTLSRMTLMVDVESRLRGLVIKQMNRLVNVLQAADLTDAPAVMREMVLLRVRATQENRTAILKESEIFGARVVDSSVEGFALEATGASEKMEEFIAVMETYGEIEVTRSGMVAVSLEAKKLRLAPPISKGQPETVGQV
- the ilvC gene encoding ketol-acid reductoisomerase, with product MANRFYEKDGSLAPLAGKTVAIVGYGSQGHAHALNLRDSGVNVIVGLPPTSKSKAKAESAGLTVVTPAEAGAQADVIMVLVPDHIQADLYNNDLAPSMKPGKTLMFAHGFNIHFGFITPPAGVDVSMIAPKAPGHRVREVFTEGQGVPALIAVAQDASGKAHENALAYALALGSLKAGVIETTFKEETESDLFGEQAVLCGGASELIRAGFETLVEAGYAPEIAYFECLHELKLIVDLIYEGGLSYMRYSVSDTAEYGDYTRGPRIINEQTRAEMRKILSEIQSGEFAKTWMAENKSGRSGFLAMREGARKQRIETVGAELRDMMTFLKKKKVEE